The Pseudobacteroides sp. genome includes the window GGTTGAATTCTTAAGTATATTATAATTTTCTTCAAGCCTTAAATATGATTCGTTTGTGTAATTGTTTGCATATCTGTCTCCGGGTAATACCTGTGCCAGAAGTATTGTATTAGGACTGGCGAACCTTGCTATTTCATTTATATGGCCGCTTGTAATTCTGTCATCTTCCGCAAGGCCTTTTTTAAGCCAAATTATTTTCTTTAGCCCGAAAACTCTTTTGTATTCGTTCTCAATCTGCTGTTTTGTCATATCGGGATTGCGCTTCAGTACAACAGATTCAGTTGTCATCAAGGTACCTTTCCCGTTTGATTCTATTGCACCGCCCTCGGATATAAGGCTGGTAGCTATAACAGGAAGATTGAACCTTTGAGCTACAAGCCTATCTACCTGGCCTTCTACATTGATATAGTCCTGGCTTCCATCCCGGCTGTAATTGTTAAAACCGAAATCTACAACATTAAGCTTGTTATTGGCGTTCATTACAAAGACCGGACCTACATCCCGGGTCCAGATAGACATATGGTTGATATCGTAAAAGCTTACACTTGTGCCTGTATAGCCGCTTGATTTGAGTAAAGCCTTTATTTGTGAGATTTCATCCTTGCTTCTTGTCATTACATTGACCCTGATAAACGGATCAATAGCTTTTATAACATTTATGATTACAGGGCTTACAGGATGATTGCCGACGTTATAGGCTTCCGATGGCCACTGTAGCCAAATGGCCTGCTGTTTTTCAAATTCACCGGGAAGTCTGTAGGAAGCAGGAGTATTCCCGGAGTTATATTCAAGCTTTTTGATATTGTTGTTTCTCTTTTGCGGCTGGTATTTCCACACACCTGCTAACAGAAACAGCAAGCATATCGGAATGATTATTAAAATTGTAGATATCCTTTTCATTTTATCCCTACCTTTTTGATTATAAACAACTTTTGTTGATGGGTTAAAAAGTTGTTTGCTGTTTGTTTAAATTAGGCTTTGAAAATTGTTACAAATACTTTGCCACCTGTTATGCCTGCTTCAATTATAACAGGGTAATCCTTCGAGTTACGGAATTTGAAATCCATGGTTCCATAGCTGACAGCAGCATCATTCCCTCGGGAAACATAATGGACATCTTTACTGTGTGGATGCCTTTCCACGATTTCCAAACCGGATTTTATAGCAGCATTGTAAAGGGTGCTGCTTAACTGGCAAACACCTCCGCCTATAGCTTCTTTCCTCTTTCCATTCATGATAATTTTTGCCTTTTCATACCCATCCTCTAAGGACCTTTTTCCAACAACCATGTTAAAGGAAAAAACTTCTCCCGATTCAACTTTGAAGCCGCTTATTTTACTGGCAGCGATTGATATATTATTAACCCTGTCAGGGTCTTTATCAAGCAAAGTTGTTTCAAAACCGGCAATAGGCACTCTTTCGCCGGTGGACAAATTCCTGTTCTCCGTGGGACTGGGTTTAGGTGACTGAACATTACCGGTGGATGAGGCATTTCCAGGGTTGAACTTTTCCTGCTCTGCTATTGGGTTTTGGGCTCTGCATGAAATTTGAGTTATAGCATTAAGAATAAGTAATATGGCAATTAAAATGTATTTGAATTTACTCAATGTATATCACCTCTTTTATTAGTATTTTTCAGGCAATTGATATAATTCGAGGTAAGTGTTTCAAAAAGATGTGTATTTATGCAATGCAGTGATATAAAGGGAGATGAGGTTAAGAGATATCTGATTTTTGATATTGTTTTTGAATACCTAGATAAAGGCAGGAAGTGGAAAGTGTATTTTCTCTTCTAATACAAATAATATAAAGACAGTAGAAATATATACTGAAATTTACAAGAATGGTGAATCAAATTGATTAAAGAAAGATTAAAATTAATATCCCTGCTAATAATTTCATTCTTGCTTCTATTGCTTGTATCATGCTCTGCACATACCCCGTCTGATAAAGGTAAACTAAAAAGTGCGGAGCCGCAGAACAAGATGGAATCACAAAAACGTATGTCAGCTGAAGGTAATCCGGGTATATTGAAGGAAACAGAAAAAAATTTAACATCAGGAGTTGCAACGCAAGTACCATGGGAAAATGACGAAGGTTTCAAATCTGCACAGCAGAAAAAAGGTACATCTGAAATGCTGGCTGCTTACCGTACCGTACTGAAAGACCCTCTTTCCGGTGAAGAAGAGAATGTACACCTGGCTGCCCGCTATCTTGCAGGTAATATGGTAGAACCGGGACAGGTTTTTTCACAAAACCGGCAAATCGGCCCATATACGGAAGAGAGAGGGTTCAAAACCGGACCGACTTATAGCGGGGCAAATCTTGTAAATACTGTCGGTGGAGGGGTGTGCAAGATAGCATCTACCCTGTATAACGTAGTCGTTTTAAGCAATCTCCAGGTTGTTGAGAGGCATAACCACAGCATGCCGGTTCCTTATGTCCCTTATGGCCAGGATGCTACTGTATTCTATGGGCAAAGTGATTTTAAATTTAAAAATGATACCGGTTCTCCTATATTAATTTGGGCACAAGGCATAGACAATATACTTTATATAGGATTTTACAGTAAAGAAAAGGCTCCAAGGGTAGAATGGCATCATGAGATAACAAATAAGCAAGCGGCACCGACTATCTACCGTAATAATACATTATTACCTGCGAACAGTGAAAAGAAGGTGGCAGAGGGAATGGACGGTGCAACAGTAAAATCATGGGTTACAATAGAAAAACAGGACGGAACAAAAACGGATAAGCAACTAGGAAAAAGCTATTACAAGCCTTTCCCCAATATTGTTGAAAAAGGCATTGTGGTAAAGTAGGCCGATAAATAATAAAAACCTTCTTTCCTTGGAGCTGCTGATATGCTGCCTATATGGTAGACAGTTTAAATAATAAAACTGTCACTACAAAATCATCATCAAAAGTTTTTGCTAATTGCTGGAATGTCCGCTTTTCCTGCTGGTCTTCGGTTTCTAATGCAAAAATTTCACTATGACGGATGCACCTTGAACCGTTGAGATTGCCTTTAATGTTTAAAAGTCACATATCGCTATTGTTTACATAAAATGTAGCAGATTCTTTTCTAATACTTATATGTTTTTATATCAAAACTTGGTATTGTGAGCACTTTCGACGTTGTTTACTATAAATACTATAGTTTTTGGTAATTAAGTTAACTGTTCCGTTGCCACAAACACCCCTTACACCCCCACATATTAAATAAATAGTACGGTAATTCACCGCCCTTTTTGCACAATATATAAAGAATGAGTATTGAGAGATTTAGATTTACAGCCATCAACATTGACCTCCATTAACATCAGTGTCTAAATTTGGTAAAAACGCACTTAGCAAAATCAATGCCAGGTTCTGTTATTGATTCCTTATATTCCATTAGTTTTTAAAGTTATTTTGTGTTACAATATCCTCCGGTTAATCTATAGGAGGTGAAATAGTTTAGATGAGGTCAATAATAAAAAGGTTAACTTTTATAATCCCCGTATCCCTTTTAGTAGTTATTTTACTTGGATTTTCGCCATATTATGTAACAACAGGAAGTACTGGGGAGGTAGCAAGGGATAGGGGGTATTCATCAATATTTATAGGCAATAATCCTAAGTATTCAGATAGTAAGAATGGGACTCAAATTAATATAAAACCTGATGAGTATTTGATTAAAAAAGATGATTCTTTATTATCAATATCAAAGAATTATAAAATTACACCAAGTGAGTTAAAGTGGATTAATAAACCAAATCTAAAAGTTGAAAAAGGAAATATTATTAAAATCCCTGTAATAGAGAAAAAATCCCTTAGAGATATAATAAATGCCAAGGGAATAGATATTAACGTTGCACCTTTGGAGATCCGGGTTAATAAGACTGATCATGTACTGGGTGTTTTTTCTAATGGAATTTTACTAAAATCATACCATATGGAAATTGGTGATAACGGATTAAATGATAAAGAGGTTGTAGGTGATCATAAAACTCCTGAGGGAACATTTTATATAACTGAGAAATCAGTTTTAAGTCCTGAGGATTATTACCTTGGATCAAGATGGATGAGGCTTAGTTATCCAAACGTAGAAGATGCAGAACGTGGATTGCAAAATGGTATAATTAACAATGGAACCTATAATAAGATAAAAAATGCGATTAATAACTTGGAAACTCCTCCCCAGGAAACAGATTTGGGAGGAAGTGTGGGTATTCATGGAGGAAGTAAAGAAACCTTTGGCAGTAACTGGACTTGGGGATGTGTTGGTTTAAAAAATAGTGATATAGAAGACTTCTTTGATTTTATAAATATTGGTGCTAAAGTAATGATTGAAAGATAGGTGAGTAATTTTAACTTGAAATGTTTATAATAATTCTAGAAATAAAAACATTTATTTTGAGTAACACATACATTGTTGTAAAAAATAGATGTGCCACTTTGTATTATAGCATTATCTGCTAGAGAATTAACTTGACTTGACAGTGCATGAATAGGGTATGGGAAATACCTCTCCTGGCAGCAATCAAACGTAAAAAGGAGAGGAAAACTATGACAGTACAAGACAGGATAGTTAAGAACAAGACGAGCCTATTAGAGTTGGCAGAATATTTACAAAATGTCAGCGAAGCGTGTAAAATCCATGGTGTTAGCAGACAACATTTTTATGATATAAAACAAGTAACTGCAGCAGATGTACTCAATGATAGAGTAATACCATTCTTTGAGAGTCACATGATACCTGTTATGAGAATACTTACCGATATAGGTGCAGAGTATTGCGGAGCTCAGGAGAAACACTTATATGAATTATTCTTGCAAATGAATGATATAGATCACACAATGACTAAGGCAAAAAGCCCACAAACCAATGGTATCTCTAAGAGATATGATTTCCTATGTGCGGTGGAATCTACTCAAGCCTATTCTTAACGCCTTCCCAGGTTTTTGCCTGAAAAAAGCAATCTCTTGAGTTTTCCTCCATTCTGAGATAATCCTCATATGGTACTGTAATGGCGAAAGCATCAGCCTCAAACACCGGTCTGGCCCAAATGTTCACCAGACCCACCACTGCCCTTGGTTTGTCTCTTCTTAATTCGTTTAACGGTATTTTTACCAACGAACTGCATCCTGAAGTCATAGGTGTAATAACATTATCAACAAAACTTGATTCATAAGAGAAAAGAGAAATCAAGGCGGAGATTTGATCAGGATTCCCTAAGAAAACGACTAGTTTCGGCTCTTCATTGTTTAATATCTCCACAGGCTTAAACACAATATATTTTGCATTGTGTACATTTTTAGGAAGCCCCTCATAATAAGCTTTTGCAATTTCAGGATTCTTTTTCAACCTTTCACCATGGGGAAAGCCTTCCCCTCTTCCGCAGGACAAGAAACACTCAATTCCACCAGGTATAGATGGAGAATCTGTAAATCCCAATCCTGCTTTCATGCCTGGACACCCCTTGGACTCACTGCTTAGGCATACTGCTTTTCCGGTAAGTGATTCTTTAAGAGCAGGCAATGAACATATACCTTTCATAACATATATTTGTATTTAACATTCCGCACCGCCTTTTCACTGAATATATTGTAGATTATTGTATTACTATATAATATCAAAAAGGCTATAGATTTCTCAAGACACAAACACCAAGTTATAGTAAAATTTTCCTGAAGCAGCTATATGGAAGAAGATATTTTATAATGTGGGGTTCATACAATGTAGCTTATTGAGGCCTCTGGCAAATACTTCCCAATAAACCCTCTTATAACATCCTCCGCAGGGTTTCTAATTTCATTGCGATAGGTGTACTTTCCTGGCCCCTTAGGTTTCATCTTTTCTTTATCCAATAAATTTACCGCATTGGGCATACATTCCGTATTAATATAGAAATTAGGCAATCCATAGGTCATAAATATAACTTCTACAAACAATTGCTCTTTAAGTTCCGGCAATAAAAGCTCTTTAACTTCCCTGAACATATTTTCATACATCTCTTCCCAACCTTCCTCCAGAATTATGGGAGCAATATTCAATCCTATCCTATATCCAGCTTCAAACATTTTGTTGGCAGCAGCAATTCTATCCTTAAGTCTGCTGGTGCCGAATTCAACCTTTCTAATAATCTCTTGAGGGTTTACTGAAATCCGCATCTGCGTGTGTCCATTATGATCAGCTGTCAGAAGATCATCCACAGCATCAAACTTTGTAGCAAAAGTAACAGTTGCATTTTCCAGTTTCCCAAACTGCTCAATTGCCCATTTCAAGTTTCCTGTAATGGTATTTTCCAGTACCATGTCAGAATTGCATCCTAGCTCATAGACTTTATGTTCCCCTGACTTCTTAATCATTTTTTTCACTTTACCCAGCATTTCATCTCTATTCATAAATATCCGCAGGTAAGAGTTTGTGTTGAAATTGCAAACCAAATAGCAGTAAAGACACGAAGCAGTGCAACCACTGGAGGTGAAGGGCACAATAAAATCCGCACTCTTATCGTTTGGGGTCAAATTAACGGTTTTTCTTGTCCCTAATATCAGGTATTTTTTCATTTTAGTAAATTCCTTATTAGGTCGACATCTCAGTTCCTCAATTTTATGATGAGCATTAATTGGGATAAGCGGAATATCCATTTTTTTATATCTTTCCAACAACTCTTTTCCCTGTTCATATTCCTCTACCACTTCTTCATAATACACTCTTAATGGTATAAAAGACTTCATACTGGCTACTCCTTGGCAAAAACGTTTTTTATATTATTGCCGTTTTAGCCTAAAGTATGCCTTCCTGCAATGTAACTGTACCTTACATCAGCACTTCTTTCGATTAATGTATACTTTGAGTCTATTTCAATTAGGTTCTCTTGTTTGATAAAACCTTTTATCCCTTCTTTTGTTTGGATGTCTACCCATTTGATTTCATATGTTCCCACTCTGGGATTTAATATATCAAATTTCTCTCCAACCTGTAACAGAGTAATAGTCTTTGATGCTGACGAACGATTTTCTTTTAATTCAACATCCTTAATCACAATACCCTTCAAAAAAATCACTCCAATATTTTTTGATTTTGTAATACTGTCATTTATGCATAATATTCAATATCACATACCGTGAAAAATCGCTGATTGCTTGCCTAATATCCATTATAATCATTTTGCATTAATTTGTCTTAATTTGTTTAACTTCCAAATTTAACAAGTTCTTAATATAACGCCTAAAATCACCTACAAGGGCAGATTGCACATACCATATAAACAGATACAGCAGTAGAGTATGGATTTATTGCTAACATATGTCCGAGTTCTGCAAAGCTTAGCCTTGTCAGTGTTAATCGAATTTATGGATAAGTACGGATCAAGATAAAAAAATCTTCATCTGGGCC containing:
- a CDS encoding agmatine deiminase family protein: MKRISTILIIIPICLLFLLAGVWKYQPQKRNNNIKKLEYNSGNTPASYRLPGEFEKQQAIWLQWPSEAYNVGNHPVSPVIINVIKAIDPFIRVNVMTRSKDEISQIKALLKSSGYTGTSVSFYDINHMSIWTRDVGPVFVMNANNKLNVVDFGFNNYSRDGSQDYINVEGQVDRLVAQRFNLPVIATSLISEGGAIESNGKGTLMTTESVVLKRNPDMTKQQIENEYKRVFGLKKIIWLKKGLAEDDRITSGHINEIARFASPNTILLAQVLPGDRYANNYTNESYLRLEENYNILKNSTDQDGKPFRIIRIPMPPMVYGKPNEEGKTPIRSYLNYAATNGAVLFQSYWKSGLSTELRDTENGVIDIFRGVFPGRQIIGIDSENVNLWGGGLHCITQHMPAE
- a CDS encoding VanW family protein; this translates as MSKFKYILIAILLILNAITQISCRAQNPIAEQEKFNPGNASSTGNVQSPKPSPTENRNLSTGERVPIAGFETTLLDKDPDRVNNISIAASKISGFKVESGEVFSFNMVVGKRSLEDGYEKAKIIMNGKRKEAIGGGVCQLSSTLYNAAIKSGLEIVERHPHSKDVHYVSRGNDAAVSYGTMDFKFRNSKDYPVIIEAGITGGKVFVTIFKA
- a CDS encoding VanW family protein — encoded protein: MIKERLKLISLLIISFLLLLLVSCSAHTPSDKGKLKSAEPQNKMESQKRMSAEGNPGILKETEKNLTSGVATQVPWENDEGFKSAQQKKGTSEMLAAYRTVLKDPLSGEEENVHLAARYLAGNMVEPGQVFSQNRQIGPYTEERGFKTGPTYSGANLVNTVGGGVCKIASTLYNVVVLSNLQVVERHNHSMPVPYVPYGQDATVFYGQSDFKFKNDTGSPILIWAQGIDNILYIGFYSKEKAPRVEWHHEITNKQAAPTIYRNNTLLPANSEKKVAEGMDGATVKSWVTIEKQDGTKTDKQLGKSYYKPFPNIVEKGIVVK
- a CDS encoding L,D-transpeptidase family protein, whose protein sequence is MRSIIKRLTFIIPVSLLVVILLGFSPYYVTTGSTGEVARDRGYSSIFIGNNPKYSDSKNGTQINIKPDEYLIKKDDSLLSISKNYKITPSELKWINKPNLKVEKGNIIKIPVIEKKSLRDIINAKGIDINVAPLEIRVNKTDHVLGVFSNGILLKSYHMEIGDNGLNDKEVVGDHKTPEGTFYITEKSVLSPEDYYLGSRWMRLSYPNVEDAERGLQNGIINNGTYNKIKNAINNLETPPQETDLGGSVGIHGGSKETFGSNWTWGCVGLKNSDIEDFFDFINIGAKVMIER
- a CDS encoding DUF169 domain-containing protein, with the translated sequence MKGICSLPALKESLTGKAVCLSSESKGCPGMKAGLGFTDSPSIPGGIECFLSCGRGEGFPHGERLKKNPEIAKAYYEGLPKNVHNAKYIVFKPVEILNNEEPKLVVFLGNPDQISALISLFSYESSFVDNVITPMTSGCSSLVKIPLNELRRDKPRAVVGLVNIWARPVFEADAFAITVPYEDYLRMEENSRDCFFQAKTWEGVKNRLE
- a CDS encoding SPL family radical SAM protein, with protein sequence MKSFIPLRVYYEEVVEEYEQGKELLERYKKMDIPLIPINAHHKIEELRCRPNKEFTKMKKYLILGTRKTVNLTPNDKSADFIVPFTSSGCTASCLYCYLVCNFNTNSYLRIFMNRDEMLGKVKKMIKKSGEHKVYELGCNSDMVLENTITGNLKWAIEQFGKLENATVTFATKFDAVDDLLTADHNGHTQMRISVNPQEIIRKVEFGTSRLKDRIAAANKMFEAGYRIGLNIAPIILEEGWEEMYENMFREVKELLLPELKEQLFVEVIFMTYGLPNFYINTECMPNAVNLLDKEKMKPKGPGKYTYRNEIRNPAEDVIRGFIGKYLPEASISYIV